TTCTGATGAAGACAAGGATATGTTAAAATATTCTACCAGGCTCTTTCGTCCATACTACAAGGACTATGCGAGTTGGAGAAACGGTTCAATAGAGCAAGTTAAGTCCGCACATGAGTTGAAAAATAACGCGACAATAATCTCGCTCGATATTAAAGACTACTACTACAATGTAGATCTTGATTTAGAGGCGATCGTTCATGATCCAATAAAAATAGATATCGAACTCAAGACTGACCAGCAGAAGATCTTGAATCGCGCATTACATCAGGTGCACGAGATCTTTCATAAGAAAATTGGGGCCTCAAAAAAATTACTTCCTATTGGGTTGCCCTCTTCAGGTGTATTGGGTAACTACGCGTTACATGAAGTTGATTCTGACATCAAAGAGAGTATTAACCCAATTTACTATGGAAGATATGTTGATGACATAATAATGGTGGTTCAAAATCTTGCGATTGACGACCATAAGTTTTTTCAAGTTCTTGATGCTCTATTTAAGAAGACGAAGCGTATAAAACTGGAGAAGTATACTGACGAATCGAATCCGAAATGTATAAAGGAACGAACGAATATTAACTTTAAAACTTCTTATGGCGCTCATTGTGCTCAGATGGATAAGTTAAAGATTTTTGATTTTCACAAGGATGCCCCGATTTCTCTTTTGGAAGAATTTGAAAGGGAGATTGAAAGATTCTCAAGTGAGGGACGGTTGCTTGCTGAAGATATGGATGTACTTGAAAGATTTAATTCTGAATCTCGAAAAATTTCATACTCTGACAGTATTTTTAAATTGAGATCTATAGAGAAATTTGATCTCAATAGACTTGGGTTTTCAAGGTTTCTAAGTAGTTTGATTCAAACTTCGAGAGTGACTACCAAAATTCAAGAGGATGATTTTCAGTATATTCATGCTCAGATAATATCGATAGTTACGGGTCAAGATGCAATTTTGACCTATCGACTATGGGAAAAGTTAGTAAGCATTTATGTTTCCCACAATCGAATTAAAGAACTCGAAGAGTTTGTAATCGAAATTATGGGAGGAATTCATAAGCTTGATATTTCCTCGGATGTGAATAGTTTTACGCCAAAGTCAGTACATATTCCATCATTGAGCGATTCGCAGATTCGATCATCTTGGTTTTCATACCTCGCGCGGGTTATCATACTCTCCTTTTCAGCAGCTGGTGGATATAAGGATTTAAAGAGATTTCACAGCGTATTGGAGTCTACGCGTGCGACAGTTTTTGAGTCGGAAAGAAAAGCATATCGAACTAGGCTATCCAGTGATTTTGCAGAAGCGGAGCTTGAGATTAAGCAGTTAAGAAAGTCCGCGATGTTTAGGCATAATTTTTGTCCGGTGCCAATGGTTGCTTTTTGTAAAGACAATGATGATCTTGATTTTAATACCTTGAGAGATAACTTGGGTAAAGGTTTCGAAGGAAGCTTTCAATGGGAAACAGCAAATTTGAAAATTAAGTTATCTCCTAGATTTATAAATTATAGTGAGATTTCTGAGCTTCATATAATACAAAGTTTAAAATCGGGAAATTCAATTGCACTTCCGGACTTAGTTAATCAGGTAAATGTGTCATATCGAGAATTCAATTTGATTCCCGAAGCTGATTTGTTGGAAGGGCTTCCTAAGGTTTATGGAGAATCCAAAGAAGACGGAGCATCTGTTGATGACCTTTCTCAGATAACAATTCGTATTGATAAGAAGCACTCCGATGTACTTCGAGTGGGAGTTGCTAATGTAGATATACCTCTGACCTATATTGAACAGCGATTTGCCATGAAACCAGACTTATCGCATTCGAGGTTGATTGAGTTGAACAGGGTTTTGAATATTGCGGTGAGGGAACGCGAAAAGGTTGATTTGTTAGTTTTTCCTGAAGTTTTTATTCCGTTTGAGTGGATTGACTATGTCGCATCCTT
This region of Bdellovibrio sp. BCCA genomic DNA includes:
- a CDS encoding reverse transcriptase domain-containing protein, translating into MSKPSLFDRKELLVAYKRLKSFCYRDGADLFLRKKIAEFEYEFKDEDALNIKLASIVRDLELFWSEGLVPSWMEQISFQIFPKKLEPISQPEVQTFIKSLEKSSDFKLCRTLLQIQAGVEVHFVSILWTMFVGVVFDELLSDSVYSNRLNSDEDKDMLKYSTRLFRPYYKDYASWRNGSIEQVKSAHELKNNATIISLDIKDYYYNVDLDLEAIVHDPIKIDIELKTDQQKILNRALHQVHEIFHKKIGASKKLLPIGLPSSGVLGNYALHEVDSDIKESINPIYYGRYVDDIIMVVQNLAIDDHKFFQVLDALFKKTKRIKLEKYTDESNPKCIKERTNINFKTSYGAHCAQMDKLKIFDFHKDAPISLLEEFEREIERFSSEGRLLAEDMDVLERFNSESRKISYSDSIFKLRSIEKFDLNRLGFSRFLSSLIQTSRVTTKIQEDDFQYIHAQIISIVTGQDAILTYRLWEKLVSIYVSHNRIKELEEFVIEIMGGIHKLDISSDVNSFTPKSVHIPSLSDSQIRSSWFSYLARVIILSFSAAGGYKDLKRFHSVLESTRATVFESERKAYRTRLSSDFAEAELEIKQLRKSAMFRHNFCPVPMVAFCKDNDDLDFNTLRDNLGKGFEGSFQWETANLKIKLSPRFINYSEISELHIIQSLKSGNSIALPDLVNQVNVSYREFNLIPEADLLEGLPKVYGESKEDGASVDDLSQITIRIDKKHSDVLRVGVANVDIPLTYIEQRFAMKPDLSHSRLIELNRVLNIAVREREKVDLLVFPEVFIPFEWIDYVASFCKVNNISVVAGLEHVLAGGEVYNYMVVIMPFSMNGIRNVMTGLIPKADLNKDESKLIKNIGMVQGKVNYQKIVFEWNGAQLSLLNCLELSDIRKRSWMRGVIDCLVAIENNSDTSYFSSIVESTARDLHCYVVQVNNSKFGDSRITGPLPSVQRDMLRVKGGENKTVLVQSLPINELRRFQHFGDSYEDLGGKVDFKPLSPNFPRPSSKRMPSYRKRKK